One Bombus affinis isolate iyBomAffi1 chromosome 18, iyBomAffi1.2, whole genome shotgun sequence genomic window, TACAATGGTCATTCCACCCTCCGAATTCACTACATTTTGGCAGTTTATGGGAAGCCGCGATGAAATCGTTTAAACGGCATCTTATTTGCGCCGTTGGCGCGGAACTCTTGACCTTCGAGCATCTCAATACTCTGGTTATTGAGATCGAAGCGATGTTGAATTCCCGTCCACTTACTCCCATCTCTACAGATCCTAATGATCTCCCGGTCCTCACTCCCGGACATTTTTTGATAGACGACACATTTACAAACATTCGGGAACGAGATCTCAGGACAACCCAACCAAGCCGGTTATCTAGTTGGCAACGTATCCATCAGCTTAAGCAGGAATTTTGGAGTCGATGGTACCGAGAGTACCTCAACGAATTAACCAGCCGTAGCAAATGGTACAAGGGCAAACATGACATTCGTGAAGGCACCATCGTAATTCTCCGAGAAGATAACGTTCCATCTATGCATTGGCCCTTGGGCCGCGTCATTAAGGTCCACCCAGGAGCCGACGGAATTATACGGACAGCCACGGTGAAGACAGCGACGAGTATCCTGGATCGCGGCGTCAAACGGTTGATTCCACTGCCCTGCCAACCCGAACCGGAGGAACCCGGAAAACCACGAACAGAGGAGAACGCGGACGAAAGTTCCCCCTGATACCACCCATGGACTTTTGATCGGGGTCCTCTCagcggggggaggatgttacgtcgcgtgaaaaggtccgcgcgacgtacctTAATGTCTGACCTTTAAGACCCAAGCGTCgttagagaaccctcaataaagctaaggcccaccataaaccgattctcattagcttgcagaaaccttgaaccctgcaagtattttcgatttatagctggtacttaaaaaagtccttaggtttattgaacgttcttaaaaattacggagtaagctggtagttatgacgggaaaaactGTTAATTGTATGCTAGGGAAAACCAGGCATTTGTATAATGGAAATGTCAGGATTTTCCCACGAGTCTTGCCGGTAGGATGCTTCCATctcccaacttcaaccgttaacgtctgAGCCAATTGTAACGGGGATC contains:
- the LOC126926584 gene encoding uncharacterized protein LOC126926584, which codes for MGDLPESRITESRPFTNIGVDYCGPFYVKERRDHNRRRVKVYVAIFICLATKAVHIELVSDLTTDAFLAALRRFISRRGHCAIILSDNGTNYVGANRELKEFHLLLQFDDHQEKVQTFLTDRQIQWSFHPPNSLHFGSLWEAAMKSFKRHLICAVGAELLTFEHLNTLVIEIEAMLNSRPLTPISTDPNDLPVLTPGHFLIDDTFTNIRERDLRTTQPSRLSSWQRIHQLKQEFWSRWYREYLNELTSRSKWYKGKHDIREGTIVILREDNVPSMHWPLGRVIKVHPGADGIIRTATVKTATSILDRGVKRLIPLPCQPEPEEPGKPRTEENADESSP